A region from the Azospirillum fermentarium genome encodes:
- a CDS encoding Spo0J and enkurin domain-containing protein: MATAVQKITLSSSRDIPFNKLVLSQSNVRRVKAGISVEELAESIARRGLIQSLHVRPVVDAEGKETGMFEVPAGGRRFRALELLVKQKRLAKIAPVPCVVSEASADVLIDEVSLAENIERAPLHPLDQFRAFHAMREKGMTEEAIAAAFFVDAKVVKQRLRLVSVSPALLDIYAEDGMTLEQLMAFTVSSDHARQEQVWEAIKDGWQKEPYHIRRLLTETTVRAADKRAVFVGIAAYEEAGGCVLRDLFQQDDGGWLQDPVLLDRLVGEKLKAEAEAIAAEGWKWIEVAITFPYGHDHGLRQIVGTTVDLSEEERATREALRDEYDRLEAEYGEADELPDEIDARLGEIEQALETFERRPMTFEPEQIGMAGVFISIDTDGALLIERGYVRAEDETPAEPEAEIIDPETGEVIQRAEPEVSRMYAVITLGGQPVETEEEDEADTIKPLPDRLVSELTAHRTLALRDAVAVNPHVAMTALLHRLVMDRFMPHSSKGCLEAQVRKVDLPAQAEDLRDSASAKAIADRHERWGDHVPADDAALWDWLTDLDDGSRMELLAHCVSYGINALYEKPNPYSGAGVSQHGLDIRLSQADRLARSTGLDMVAVGWRPTVGNYLGRVTKPRILEAVREGAGDRAADLIGHLKKGDMAKEAERLLAETGWLPEPLRMVGDGIDVDPASGAVAEVDDLPDFLSGDGEDDPADDEEEQHMVAAE; encoded by the coding sequence ATGGCCACTGCCGTTCAGAAGATCACGCTGTCGTCCTCGCGCGACATTCCCTTCAACAAGCTGGTGCTCAGCCAGTCCAACGTCCGGCGCGTCAAGGCCGGGATCTCGGTCGAGGAACTGGCCGAGTCCATCGCCCGTCGCGGCCTGATCCAGTCCCTGCATGTCCGCCCGGTCGTGGATGCCGAGGGGAAGGAAACCGGCATGTTCGAGGTGCCCGCCGGCGGTCGCCGTTTCCGCGCGCTGGAACTGCTGGTCAAGCAGAAGCGCCTCGCCAAAATTGCGCCGGTTCCGTGTGTGGTGTCGGAGGCCAGCGCCGATGTGCTGATCGACGAGGTTTCGCTCGCCGAGAACATCGAGCGTGCTCCGCTGCATCCGCTGGATCAGTTCCGCGCTTTCCATGCCATGCGCGAAAAGGGCATGACCGAGGAAGCCATCGCCGCCGCGTTCTTCGTGGATGCCAAGGTGGTGAAGCAGCGCCTGCGTCTGGTTTCGGTCTCACCGGCATTGCTCGACATCTATGCCGAGGACGGCATGACGCTGGAACAGCTCATGGCCTTCACCGTCAGTTCTGACCATGCGCGTCAGGAGCAAGTCTGGGAAGCGATCAAGGATGGCTGGCAGAAGGAACCCTACCACATCCGGCGCTTGCTGACCGAAACCACGGTCCGCGCCGCCGACAAGCGGGCAGTGTTTGTCGGAATTGCCGCCTATGAGGAGGCTGGCGGCTGCGTGCTGCGCGATCTCTTTCAGCAGGACGATGGTGGCTGGCTGCAAGATCCGGTGCTGCTCGACCGGCTGGTGGGCGAAAAACTGAAGGCCGAGGCCGAAGCCATCGCCGCAGAGGGCTGGAAGTGGATCGAGGTCGCCATCACCTTTCCCTACGGTCACGATCATGGCCTTCGTCAGATTGTCGGCACTACGGTCGATCTGAGCGAAGAGGAACGCGCCACCCGCGAGGCATTGCGTGACGAATATGACCGGCTCGAAGCAGAATATGGCGAGGCTGACGAACTGCCTGACGAGATCGACGCCCGCCTCGGTGAGATCGAACAGGCGCTGGAAACCTTCGAGCGCCGCCCGATGACCTTCGAGCCGGAACAGATCGGCATGGCGGGTGTCTTCATCAGCATCGACACCGATGGCGCATTGCTGATCGAACGCGGGTATGTTCGCGCCGAGGACGAAACGCCTGCGGAACCGGAGGCTGAGATCATTGACCCGGAAACCGGCGAGGTGATCCAGCGGGCTGAACCGGAGGTGAGCCGCATGTATGCGGTTATCACGCTGGGCGGCCAGCCGGTCGAAACGGAGGAGGAAGACGAGGCCGACACCATCAAGCCGCTGCCCGATCGTCTGGTCAGCGAACTGACCGCGCATCGCACGCTGGCGCTGCGGGATGCGGTGGCGGTGAACCCGCATGTCGCCATGACGGCACTGCTCCACCGACTGGTCATGGATCGCTTCATGCCGCATTCCAGCAAAGGATGCCTCGAAGCGCAGGTCCGAAAAGTGGATCTGCCCGCACAGGCCGAAGATCTGCGCGATAGCGCCTCAGCCAAGGCCATTGCAGACCGGCATGAACGCTGGGGCGATCATGTCCCGGCAGACGATGCCGCTCTCTGGGATTGGCTGACCGATCTGGATGATGGGTCGCGCATGGAGTTGCTCGCCCATTGCGTCAGCTACGGTATCAACGCGCTCTATGAGAAGCCCAACCCCTATAGCGGCGCGGGCGTCAGTCAACACGGGCTGGACATCCGCCTGTCGCAGGCTGACCGGCTGGCCCGTTCGACCGGCCTCGACATGGTGGCCGTGGGCTGGCGGCCGACGGTTGGCAACTATCTCGGCCGCGTGACCAAGCCGCGTATCCTTGAAGCTGTGCGCGAAGGGGCCGGAGACCGGGCCGCCGATCTGATCGGGCACCTCAAGAAGGGCGACATGGCCAAGGAAGCCGAACGCCTGTTGGCCGAGACTGGCTGGCTGCCTGAGCCGCTGCGCATGGTGGGCGATGGTATCGACGTCGATCCGGCATCGGGCGCTGTGGCGGAAGTCGATGATCTGCCCGATTTCCTCTCCGGCGATGGCGAGGACGACCCGGCTGACGACGAGGAAGAACAGCATATGGTCGCTGCTGAATAG
- a CDS encoding DUF2958 domain-containing protein produces the protein MILLTGTQRDRLLANGRQRDQDHIPVVKFFNPLGEGVWLATELDDDGDIMFGLADLGYPELGSWSLSEMQSVRLPFGMGIERDLLFTGDFSILVWAEAARETGSIRAAERLLYRVGAGFSRTSADTENRSA, from the coding sequence ATGATCCTCCTGACCGGCACACAGCGCGACCGTCTGCTGGCCAATGGTCGCCAGCGCGATCAGGATCACATCCCGGTCGTGAAGTTCTTCAACCCACTCGGTGAAGGCGTCTGGCTCGCCACCGAACTGGATGACGATGGCGACATCATGTTCGGCCTGGCCGATCTCGGCTATCCCGAACTGGGGTCATGGAGCCTGAGCGAGATGCAGTCAGTCCGGCTGCCCTTTGGCATGGGCATTGAGCGAGATCTGCTGTTCACCGGGGATTTCTCGATCTTGGTCTGGGCCGAGGCCGCCCGTGAAACCGGCAGCATCCGCGCCGCCGAGCGTCTGCTCTACCGCGTCGGCGCGGGCTTTTCCCGTACATCCGCCGATACAGAAAACCGGAGTGCCTGA
- a CDS encoding antitoxin of toxin-antitoxin stability system, which yields MPEIIETTVYRLGELSDAAKDKARAWYREGGFDYDWYDAVYEDFQRIAEILGLNLKTRTVRLMGGGTRQDPCIWFRGFSSQGDGACFECWYSYQKHGPRQIREYAPQDIELHRIADALQAIQRRNFYQLRAEASHRGHYYHEYCMAISVERDSPTWQDMTADAEETIIEALRDLARWLYRQLEREYDYLSSDEAVDETIAANEYTFTEAGRRFG from the coding sequence ATGCCTGAGATCATCGAAACCACCGTCTATCGCTTGGGCGAATTGTCCGATGCGGCGAAGGACAAGGCCCGCGCCTGGTATCGTGAGGGAGGCTTCGATTATGACTGGTACGATGCCGTCTATGAGGATTTCCAGCGTATCGCAGAAATCCTCGGGCTGAACCTCAAGACCCGCACCGTCCGGTTGATGGGCGGCGGCACACGGCAAGACCCCTGCATCTGGTTCCGCGGCTTCTCCTCGCAGGGGGACGGGGCTTGTTTTGAATGCTGGTATTCCTACCAGAAACATGGGCCGCGCCAGATTAGGGAATACGCCCCGCAGGACATCGAACTGCACCGCATCGCCGACGCCCTTCAGGCGATCCAGCGCCGCAACTTCTATCAGCTTCGCGCCGAGGCCAGCCATCGCGGCCATTATTATCACGAATACTGCATGGCGATCTCGGTCGAGCGAGACAGCCCGACCTGGCAGGACATGACCGCCGATGCCGAGGAGACGATCATCGAGGCGCTGCGCGATCTGGCTCGATGGCTCTACCGCCAGCTTGAACGCGAATATGACTATCTATCCTCGGACGAGGCGGTCGATGAAACCATCGCCGCCAATGAATACACCTTCACCGAAGCCGGTCGCCGCTTCGGATGA
- a CDS encoding ArdC family protein, which yields MARHDRSPADGGARSNLYDDITNKIIAELEQGRLPWVQPWGAAPDTAPLGLPRNASTGRSYSGINILILWGAVIQHGYPGQSWLTFRQALSLGGNVRKGERGTTVVYADRFTPEDEKRRARDKGEDAHAIPFLKRFTVFNAAQCDGLPDDITAVAPPPPPGLIEPRVEALIRATGIEFRIGGNRAFYMPSLDYVQVPPPQAYFEPINWHRTALHELGHASGHHSRLNRNLTGSFGSKKYAFEEMIAEQTAAFSCAALGIVPTVRHADYIGSWLEVMREDSRAIVRAASQASKAADWLLSHLPAEDAGEPDASVTETDRRAAA from the coding sequence ATGGCCAGACATGATCGCAGCCCCGCTGACGGTGGCGCGCGCAGCAACCTTTACGACGACATCACCAACAAGATCATCGCCGAGCTGGAGCAAGGGCGTCTACCCTGGGTCCAGCCCTGGGGTGCGGCGCCCGATACCGCCCCGCTGGGCCTGCCGAGAAATGCGTCAACCGGCCGGTCCTATTCCGGCATCAATATCCTGATCCTCTGGGGCGCTGTCATCCAGCATGGTTACCCTGGTCAATCGTGGCTGACGTTCCGTCAGGCGCTTTCGCTGGGTGGCAATGTCCGGAAGGGCGAACGCGGCACCACTGTCGTTTATGCCGACCGTTTCACCCCCGAGGACGAAAAGCGCCGTGCCCGCGATAAAGGTGAGGACGCGCATGCCATTCCGTTCCTGAAGCGGTTCACGGTCTTTAACGCCGCACAATGCGATGGTCTGCCTGATGACATCACGGCAGTCGCGCCGCCACCGCCGCCGGGCCTGATCGAACCTCGGGTCGAGGCGTTGATCCGGGCCACCGGCATCGAGTTCCGTATCGGTGGTAATCGCGCCTTCTATATGCCGTCGCTCGACTATGTGCAGGTGCCGCCTCCGCAAGCCTATTTCGAGCCGATCAACTGGCACCGGACGGCCCTGCACGAGCTGGGTCACGCCAGCGGCCATCACAGCCGCCTCAACCGCAATCTGACCGGCTCGTTCGGCTCGAAGAAATATGCCTTTGAGGAAATGATTGCAGAACAGACTGCGGCTTTCAGCTGCGCTGCGCTCGGGATCGTGCCGACCGTGCGTCATGCCGACTATATCGGGTCGTGGCTGGAGGTCATGCGCGAGGATTCCCGCGCCATCGTCCGCGCGGCCTCGCAGGCCAGCAAGGCGGCGGACTGGCTGCTGTCGCATCTGCCGGCCGAGGACGCCGGGGAGCCGGATGCCAGCGTAACCGAGACCGACCGGAGGGCTGCGGCATGA
- a CDS encoding McrB family protein translates to MARYNPDADLSPLYETMDRLRTDCLIGDGSLLSPGRSLWTAEHFADLQRTYVQNLDEGEGKFFEKLKVQLSDATAEAHCLMAELIWLLYAFQRGDVSPPTKDRKVREVWSWSGQDLPQDVAALTEQVLYGVGRAGQGYNNNKWRELVLLITAMQDLKSRPVDERRRLLGDGGAFASWFEIQVNGENRQLRHILPFLLFPDSFERISAGQHKRDILAGFGAITAADVGAMSIAKLDDTLLTLRKSLEAKHGSHVDFYEGDFRPVWQKPKEKKAHSTDKLDEEAIVPAPSGFELNTIFYGPPGTGKTFSTAQRAVEICLGQVASDPGAVRASYEQLVKDGRIGFVTFHQSYTYEDFVEGLRPKPMASGAGFTLEPEGGVLKVIAERASKQAGNHVLIIDEINRANISKVLGELITLLEADKRRGAPAAITVTLPYSKTAFSLPANLYILGTMNTADRSISLLDTALRRRFVFEELPPDSAELAGIELDDSALDLAAILDNLNLRLVYFLGEDAQIGHAWFMGVKTKADLDRIMAFKVIPLLREYFHDDIERVRIVLGGGDGFLNRSPIPVPKGAEGFAEDRYRYSDVFREEGAYPEAAYMALLGQE, encoded by the coding sequence GTGGCCCGTTATAACCCAGATGCTGATCTTTCTCCGCTTTACGAGACGATGGATCGCCTTCGCACTGATTGTCTGATCGGCGATGGTTCCCTGCTTTCACCTGGACGCTCACTCTGGACCGCTGAACACTTTGCAGATTTGCAACGTACCTACGTCCAGAACCTCGATGAAGGCGAAGGCAAGTTCTTTGAAAAGCTGAAAGTCCAGCTGTCTGACGCAACCGCTGAAGCGCACTGCCTGATGGCCGAGCTGATCTGGCTACTTTATGCCTTCCAGCGTGGCGATGTCTCTCCCCCGACCAAGGATCGGAAAGTCCGCGAGGTTTGGTCCTGGTCAGGCCAGGACTTGCCGCAAGATGTGGCGGCCCTGACCGAACAGGTCCTTTACGGTGTGGGCCGGGCTGGCCAAGGATATAACAACAATAAATGGCGCGAGCTCGTTCTGTTGATTACCGCCATGCAGGATCTCAAATCCAGGCCTGTTGATGAACGTCGACGCCTGCTTGGGGACGGCGGCGCATTTGCCAGTTGGTTCGAGATACAGGTGAACGGCGAAAATCGGCAGTTGCGCCATATCCTGCCCTTCCTGCTTTTTCCTGACAGCTTCGAGCGCATCAGCGCCGGCCAGCATAAACGGGATATTCTGGCTGGCTTCGGGGCCATAACCGCAGCCGATGTCGGTGCTATGAGCATAGCCAAGCTCGATGACACACTTCTGACTTTGCGCAAGAGCCTTGAAGCCAAGCATGGTTCACACGTCGATTTCTACGAGGGTGACTTCAGGCCTGTCTGGCAGAAGCCGAAAGAAAAGAAGGCGCACTCGACAGATAAACTCGATGAAGAAGCCATCGTGCCAGCTCCATCCGGTTTTGAACTGAATACGATCTTCTACGGCCCTCCGGGTACGGGCAAGACATTCAGTACCGCACAACGCGCCGTCGAGATATGTCTAGGCCAGGTGGCGTCCGATCCGGGTGCAGTGCGCGCGTCCTATGAGCAACTGGTCAAGGACGGGCGCATCGGCTTCGTCACCTTCCACCAAAGCTATACCTACGAAGATTTCGTCGAGGGACTGCGACCCAAGCCGATGGCATCGGGGGCAGGCTTCACGCTCGAACCGGAAGGAGGCGTTCTGAAAGTGATTGCAGAGCGGGCGTCGAAGCAGGCCGGCAACCATGTCCTCATCATTGACGAGATCAATCGCGCCAATATCTCGAAGGTTCTGGGCGAACTTATCACGCTTCTGGAGGCAGACAAGAGACGGGGAGCGCCTGCGGCGATCACCGTCACACTTCCTTATTCCAAGACCGCATTCTCTCTTCCGGCCAATCTGTACATCCTTGGCACGATGAACACGGCCGACAGATCCATCTCGCTGCTGGATACAGCACTGCGGCGGCGTTTCGTGTTTGAGGAACTGCCACCCGATTCCGCAGAACTCGCAGGCATCGAGCTCGACGATAGTGCGCTCGATCTTGCAGCCATTCTGGACAACCTCAATCTGCGCCTTGTCTATTTTCTGGGAGAGGATGCCCAGATCGGCCACGCCTGGTTTATGGGCGTCAAGACGAAAGCCGACCTCGATCGGATCATGGCGTTCAAGGTCATCCCGCTGCTGCGTGAGTATTTCCATGACGACATTGAACGGGTTCGCATTGTTCTGGGTGGCGGCGACGGCTTCCTGAATCGATCCCCTATTCCGGTTCCCAAGGGGGCTGAAGGATTTGCTGAGGATCGGTATCGCTATTCCGATGTTTTTCGGGAAGAAGGCGCGTACCCTGAAGCAGCTTACATGGCTCTTCTGGGACAGGAATAA